From a single Nostoc sp. MS1 genomic region:
- the phnD gene encoding phosphate/phosphite/phosphonate ABC transporter substrate-binding protein, producing MKLLQVWRPHRLLRCSIGLSLLFGISAIATSCTIADSQNSRQVGTTSATSAEITQRLRVVVIPAQSQEEQEKKLQPLAEYLEKILKMPVNFQTTKDYDTAVELLAKEEADMAYLGALTYIKARNLNPHIQPLVIPINQSTGRPWYNSVIVANTAKGIKSLKDLQGKRFAFVSPSSTSGFLLPMIALQSQGIYPKRDFTKIRYAGSHDKVEQELTNDLVDAIADDKAAFLRSQQSGKLPASKYKIIWESDPIPSPPIVINDKKLSPKLIKQLQQALIDAPVGTLDVMGTQSAGYTLAKDADFEQVRQIYTRLQSVKVAEK from the coding sequence TTGAAACTACTTCAAGTTTGGCGACCCCATCGCCTTCTCAGATGTTCAATAGGATTGAGCTTACTATTTGGTATCAGCGCGATCGCTACCAGTTGCACAATAGCTGATTCTCAAAACTCTCGCCAAGTTGGGACAACCTCTGCGACTAGTGCAGAAATCACACAGCGTTTGCGGGTAGTAGTGATTCCAGCCCAAAGCCAAGAGGAGCAGGAAAAGAAACTACAACCTTTAGCTGAGTATCTAGAAAAAATCCTAAAAATGCCAGTAAATTTCCAAACTACTAAGGATTACGATACTGCGGTAGAGCTATTAGCGAAAGAAGAAGCAGATATGGCTTATTTAGGAGCATTAACCTACATTAAAGCACGCAATCTCAATCCTCATATTCAGCCTCTAGTTATCCCGATCAATCAAAGCACTGGACGACCTTGGTACAATAGCGTGATCGTTGCCAATACGGCTAAGGGTATCAAGTCATTAAAGGATTTGCAAGGTAAACGCTTTGCCTTTGTGAGTCCATCTTCCACTTCTGGATTTTTGTTACCCATGATTGCTTTGCAAAGCCAAGGAATTTACCCCAAACGGGACTTTACGAAAATTCGCTATGCGGGAAGTCACGACAAAGTTGAGCAGGAATTGACAAATGATTTAGTTGATGCGATCGCTGACGATAAAGCCGCCTTCTTACGGAGTCAACAATCAGGAAAACTCCCTGCTAGTAAGTACAAAATTATTTGGGAATCTGACCCCATACCATCACCCCCGATTGTCATCAACGACAAGAAGTTATCACCAAAACTCATCAAACAACTACAGCAAGCTTTAATTGATGCACCAGTAGGGACTTTGGATGTAATGGGGACACAATCTGCTGGCTATACTTTAGCCAAAGATGCGGATTTTGAGCAAGTACGGCAAATTTATACTCGTCTGCAATCGGTAAAAGTAGCTGAAAAATGA
- a CDS encoding ABC transporter substrate-binding protein yields the protein MIELRKFKKFIACALLGLISTWMVSCGTGNVNTNTQQNASGGASIEFWTMQLQPQFTDYFQSLIKNFETQNPGIKVNWVDVPWAAMENKILTAVSAKTPPDVVNLNPGFASQLAGRNAWLDLDTKVPETARSSYLPNIWQASTLNGKSFGIPWYLTTRLTIYNTDLLKQSGISTPPATYVQLAQVAQQIKDKTGKYAFFVTFVPQDSGEVLESFVQMGVTLIDAEGKAAFNSPQGKAAFQYWVDLYKKGLLPKEVLTQGHRHAIDLYQSGEIAFLSSGPEFLKNIATNAPKIAQASAIAPQLTGDTGKKNVAVMNIVIPRETKQPDAAVKFALFVTNDENQLAFAKAANVLPSTTKALADSYFKNVPANASTVEKARIVSAQQLQQAEILTPNLKDINKLQKAIYENLQAAMLGEKTVDKAVEDAAQEWNNR from the coding sequence ATGATTGAACTGCGAAAATTTAAGAAATTTATTGCTTGTGCGCTGCTCGGTTTAATATCCACTTGGATGGTTAGTTGCGGCACAGGAAATGTGAATACAAACACACAACAAAACGCTTCGGGAGGAGCAAGTATTGAGTTTTGGACTATGCAGCTCCAACCTCAATTTACTGACTACTTCCAAAGTTTGATTAAGAATTTTGAAACTCAAAATCCTGGTATAAAGGTGAACTGGGTTGATGTACCTTGGGCGGCTATGGAGAACAAAATTTTAACAGCTGTCTCCGCAAAAACGCCACCTGATGTAGTTAACCTCAATCCAGGTTTTGCTTCTCAACTAGCAGGACGAAATGCTTGGTTGGATTTGGATACAAAAGTTCCAGAAACGGCGCGTTCCTCCTATTTACCCAATATTTGGCAAGCCAGCACTTTGAATGGTAAAAGTTTTGGCATCCCTTGGTACCTCACAACGAGGCTAACCATTTATAACACTGATTTATTAAAACAGTCAGGTATCAGTACACCACCTGCTACTTACGTGCAATTAGCACAAGTGGCGCAACAAATTAAAGATAAGACAGGGAAATACGCTTTTTTTGTCACTTTTGTACCGCAGGATTCCGGTGAAGTTTTAGAATCTTTTGTGCAGATGGGAGTTACTTTAATAGATGCTGAAGGTAAGGCAGCTTTTAATTCACCGCAAGGGAAAGCTGCGTTTCAGTATTGGGTGGATCTTTATAAGAAAGGGTTATTACCTAAAGAGGTTTTAACTCAAGGTCATCGTCATGCAATTGATTTATATCAATCTGGCGAAATAGCCTTTTTATCTTCTGGGCCAGAATTTCTCAAAAACATTGCTACTAACGCTCCAAAAATTGCTCAAGCTTCGGCGATCGCACCACAACTGACTGGCGATACTGGTAAGAAAAATGTGGCTGTTATGAACATCGTTATTCCGCGCGAAACAAAACAACCTGATGCAGCAGTAAAATTTGCTTTATTCGTTACTAATGATGAAAATCAATTAGCCTTTGCTAAAGCTGCAAATGTTTTACCATCAACAACCAAAGCATTAGCTGATAGTTATTTTAAAAATGTTCCAGCTAATGCTTCAACTGTAGAAAAAGCGCGAATTGTCAGCGCCCAACAACTACAACAAGCAGAAATTCTCACCCCCAATTTAAAGGATATTAACAAGCTACAAAAAGCAATTTATGAGAATTTACAAGCTGCAATGTTAGGAGAAAAAACAGTAGATAAAGCTGTAGAGGATGCGGCGCAAGAATGGAATAATCGCTAG
- the pilM gene encoding type IV pilus assembly protein PilM has translation MVKSFSSLFGKSHRGVGVEIAPERVNVVQLRKQRQGLKLESLTSVPVPEGIVSDGQITDPPAMAQLIQQALAESKIKVSSVATGVPGRDAIVRIIPVPAELDDKELRDMVLNHEAGLYLPYPREEADVDYQKLGYFVDEDGIEKVQVLLVATRKEVTDTYIRTFEQAGLQISVLEINSFALIRTIRDQLRQFGPQEATVLVDIEFDSTEIAIIINGVPQFSRTVPIGTYQMQMAYARAMSLPTSRDMEILQEMVIPVNSGDGDRTGMTETDPAMAGVLRILGELTDELRRSIDFYLNQSENLEIVQILLGGPGGGLQQLNEFFTQRLSIPTNQIDPIGSLSLQVDEAKYPSTQRSGLGIVLGLGMREV, from the coding sequence GTGGTGAAAAGTTTCAGTAGTCTGTTTGGAAAATCTCATAGAGGGGTGGGTGTAGAAATTGCACCAGAACGGGTGAATGTAGTTCAACTACGCAAGCAGCGCCAAGGCTTGAAACTCGAATCTTTGACATCGGTTCCAGTTCCCGAAGGAATTGTCAGTGATGGTCAAATCACCGATCCTCCAGCAATGGCGCAATTAATTCAGCAGGCGCTGGCTGAAAGCAAAATCAAAGTATCTAGTGTAGCAACTGGTGTCCCTGGAAGGGATGCGATCGTCCGCATCATACCTGTACCAGCAGAGTTGGATGATAAAGAATTACGGGATATGGTGTTAAACCACGAAGCTGGTTTGTATTTGCCTTATCCCCGTGAGGAAGCTGATGTAGATTATCAAAAACTTGGGTACTTTGTAGATGAGGACGGCATTGAGAAGGTACAAGTACTTTTAGTTGCTACTCGCAAGGAGGTAACAGATACATATATTAGAACTTTTGAGCAAGCAGGTTTACAAATTAGCGTACTGGAAATCAATAGTTTTGCTTTAATTCGGACAATTCGTGATCAACTACGACAATTTGGGCCGCAAGAAGCAACAGTACTAGTTGACATCGAGTTCGACAGTACAGAAATCGCCATCATTATTAACGGGGTTCCCCAATTTTCCCGTACTGTCCCCATTGGTACATATCAAATGCAAATGGCTTATGCCAGAGCAATGAGTTTGCCTACATCACGAGACATGGAAATCTTACAGGAAATGGTAATTCCTGTAAATTCTGGTGATGGTGATAGAACTGGGATGACAGAAACCGACCCTGCTATGGCTGGTGTGTTGCGTATCTTGGGAGAACTGACAGATGAGTTACGCCGTTCTATAGATTTTTACTTAAATCAAAGTGAAAACTTAGAAATCGTCCAGATTCTATTAGGTGGGCCTGGTGGTGGTTTACAGCAACTTAATGAGTTTTTTACTCAACGCTTAAGTATTCCCACTAATCAAATAGATCCTATCGGGTCTTTGTCCTTGCAAGTTGATGAAGCAAAGTATCCCTCTACACAACGTTCTGGTTTAGGAATAGTCCTTGGTTTAGGGATGCGGGAGGTGTGA
- a CDS encoding PilN domain-containing protein: MYGLDINFLKDRPAYQPKGEQKKSGVKLPTGNLTPIYLGVGLGLCLPMFVGGGLWFIQTKTSELEQAIALLEDESKKLDTEIASINKIKEQTNAVQAETKSLVTVFDQIRPWSAMLEDLRDRIPASVQIENVKQTPPTPPAQGEAPSNPAGGIEITGLARSFNDVNDFLLVLQQSRFLKSSESKITTATLVDAPLPPSSGANGVQIKPPQVVKYTIQSSLSDVPASELIRELEQKGTVGLVTRIRAMQKTGVITR, translated from the coding sequence ATGTATGGATTAGATATTAACTTTCTCAAAGACCGCCCAGCTTACCAGCCTAAAGGTGAACAAAAAAAATCAGGTGTCAAACTGCCGACTGGGAACTTAACACCTATATATTTGGGAGTTGGTTTAGGTCTTTGTCTGCCGATGTTTGTAGGTGGTGGTTTGTGGTTTATACAAACGAAAACCAGTGAATTAGAACAGGCGATCGCATTACTTGAAGATGAAAGCAAGAAACTAGATACAGAAATCGCCAGCATTAACAAAATCAAGGAACAGACTAACGCTGTCCAAGCCGAAACTAAAAGTTTAGTCACGGTATTTGACCAAATTCGCCCTTGGTCGGCAATGTTGGAAGATTTGCGCGATCGCATTCCTGCATCAGTACAAATAGAAAATGTTAAACAAACACCACCTACTCCTCCAGCACAGGGCGAAGCCCCTAGTAATCCGGCAGGCGGGATAGAAATTACAGGATTGGCTCGTTCCTTCAACGATGTCAACGACTTTTTATTAGTTCTACAACAATCCCGCTTCCTCAAATCATCGGAAAGCAAAATTACTACAGCTACCCTAGTAGACGCACCATTACCACCCAGTAGTGGTGCTAACGGGGTACAAATTAAACCACCTCAAGTAGTTAAATATACTATTCAATCTAGCCTCAGTGACGTTCCTGCATCTGAATTAATTCGGGAGCTAGAGCAGAAAGGCACTGTAGGGCTGGTAACTAGGATTCGTGCTATGCAAAAAACAGGAGTCATTACAAGATGA
- a CDS encoding pilus assembly protein PilO, whose product MTLSDDLNFAEQAAELDAGASPYPVVFGITFTPKIIGLIVGVLGLLGALYMLLNMVMPAWDAYQQKQTQSSELESQVTQKKATVRQKGKVTEELAQAKQQKLQVLALFADEKTLDTLLLDLNRLVEAGNAQVPPNAVRAKLQKFVPAIQKPEPITDSSLGVAVNGKLKRTSVNIEIVGTYEQTQSILRNIERLQPLLIVRDYQSALASIQATDRSGKPIRRIGPAPITTSFQLQALMPLSSEELAAAAKAAPKK is encoded by the coding sequence ATGACGCTGAGTGATGATTTGAATTTCGCCGAACAGGCTGCTGAATTAGATGCTGGTGCGTCACCATATCCAGTAGTCTTTGGTATAACTTTTACACCTAAAATTATAGGTCTTATCGTAGGTGTACTAGGTCTATTAGGCGCTTTGTATATGCTGCTAAATATGGTAATGCCAGCTTGGGATGCTTATCAGCAAAAGCAAACCCAAAGCAGCGAATTAGAAAGTCAAGTTACTCAAAAAAAAGCCACTGTCAGACAAAAAGGCAAGGTAACAGAGGAACTAGCCCAAGCAAAACAGCAAAAACTACAGGTTTTAGCTTTATTTGCTGATGAAAAAACCTTAGATACCCTGCTTTTAGATTTGAACCGACTAGTAGAAGCTGGTAATGCTCAAGTTCCTCCTAATGCAGTTAGGGCTAAACTACAAAAGTTTGTGCCTGCTATACAAAAACCAGAACCTATCACTGATAGTTCCTTAGGAGTAGCAGTTAACGGCAAACTGAAGCGTACTAGCGTGAATATAGAGATTGTTGGCACTTATGAGCAAACCCAATCAATTCTTCGTAATATAGAGCGTTTGCAGCCTTTATTAATAGTTAGAGACTATCAATCAGCACTAGCATCGATTCAAGCCACTGATAGGTCAGGCAAACCCATACGCAGAATAGGCCCTGCACCAATCACCACATCTTTTCAACTACAAGCTTTAATGCCTCTGAGTTCTGAGGAATTGGCAGCTGCGGCTAAGGCAGCACCGAAGAAGTAG
- a CDS encoding type IV pilus secretin family protein, whose product MKHVHGNSLILGTAACVFLAAQPAWAQTTQVTEVKVSPSDGGLSVVLKTSTGSRPQVFTTKRGKALVADVTNTQLRLRQGNNFRQDKPAPGIASVEVVQLDANSIRVIVTGDNDAPMSQPVTRQQDSITLSITPSSGTTVSAPVIPRPPVSTTPPATTPAQTGAVPNVLIPNPEVTIDGRPAQPAAPGQPLSQAPPFLPRAVAPPVGDIAISATDASPSTIDLGTQERVPRLVLRDAPIREVLSLLARAANLNLAYIGGDAGKDAQPIQQTISLDIENEPVQDVFNYVLRLSGLEANRSNRTIFVGPKLPNSTRDVVMRNLRLNQVNVGVALNFLVGLGAETAVSRERQVTNVNAVPVGTGIAPITQTQTTTETRVETQRIDFQDSKPLLRGLQALGDERTNSLTLIGSPKLVEMAITQLTQLDIRRRQVVVNVKIVDVNLTGDQLYNSSFSFGIGNNYFSVDGGAATFNFGGSRPATGSEVANSVTSTPTTTNPVSSANIFLNQTDPNTGLPSAGVSSNPTQPGLTAFTQGTPGTSTTSVVPTAINPATGQPTSYGFQTTTTPGTPSTYTYSLPTLYQFPKRLLASLQAQITSGNAKILTDPTLIVQEGQTANVKLTQEVVGNIKSETTRGDGTSTQTVTAEKTDVGLTLAVKIDRIDDNGFVSLSVAPVVKAPQSSAVLSVSGNSQTIFLVSERSLNSGLIRLRDGQTLILSGIIQDQDRTTVSKIPILGDIPLIGSLFRKTSRTNERREVIVLLTPQVMDDSQNSSYGYNYTPSPEVRQLLERRGLNTPKR is encoded by the coding sequence GTGAAACACGTTCACGGTAATAGCTTAATTTTGGGTACTGCTGCTTGCGTATTTTTGGCAGCACAACCAGCATGGGCGCAAACAACCCAAGTTACAGAAGTAAAGGTAAGTCCTAGTGATGGTGGACTGAGCGTTGTCTTAAAAACTTCTACTGGTTCACGTCCACAGGTTTTTACAACAAAAAGAGGCAAAGCTTTAGTTGCAGATGTTACTAATACGCAACTACGACTGCGACAAGGTAACAACTTCCGTCAAGACAAACCTGCACCGGGAATTGCTTCTGTTGAGGTTGTGCAATTAGATGCTAATAGTATTCGTGTAATTGTTACAGGTGACAACGATGCGCCAATGAGCCAACCTGTCACACGCCAACAAGATAGTATTACTCTGAGCATCACACCATCATCAGGTACTACAGTCTCAGCGCCAGTCATCCCCAGACCGCCAGTTTCGACAACACCACCAGCTACCACACCTGCTCAAACTGGTGCAGTACCTAACGTACTTATACCCAACCCAGAAGTAACAATTGATGGTAGACCAGCTCAACCTGCTGCACCTGGACAGCCATTAAGCCAAGCACCACCATTCTTACCTAGAGCTGTTGCGCCACCAGTTGGAGACATAGCCATTTCTGCCACTGATGCCTCTCCTAGTACGATTGATTTAGGTACTCAAGAACGTGTACCTCGTCTGGTGTTGCGCGATGCACCAATTAGGGAAGTTTTATCATTGCTCGCCCGTGCGGCTAATCTCAACTTAGCTTATATCGGTGGAGATGCTGGTAAAGACGCACAGCCAATTCAGCAAACGATTTCTTTAGATATAGAAAATGAGCCAGTGCAAGATGTGTTTAATTACGTCTTGCGTCTGAGTGGTTTAGAAGCTAACCGCAGTAACAGAACAATTTTTGTAGGGCCGAAACTGCCTAATTCCACCCGCGATGTAGTGATGCGGAATCTGCGACTCAATCAGGTAAATGTGGGAGTGGCTTTGAACTTCCTAGTTGGTTTAGGTGCTGAAACTGCTGTCAGTAGAGAACGACAAGTAACTAACGTAAATGCCGTACCTGTAGGAACTGGGATTGCACCTATTACGCAAACGCAGACAACCACAGAAACTAGAGTTGAAACTCAAAGGATTGATTTTCAAGACTCGAAGCCTTTACTAAGAGGATTACAGGCACTTGGAGATGAGCGGACAAACTCTCTTACACTAATTGGTTCTCCAAAGCTAGTTGAGATGGCAATTACTCAATTAACTCAGTTAGATATTCGTCGCCGTCAAGTAGTGGTTAATGTCAAAATTGTTGATGTTAACCTAACAGGAGATCAACTTTATAACAGTAGCTTCTCTTTTGGTATTGGTAACAATTACTTTTCTGTTGATGGTGGTGCAGCAACCTTTAATTTTGGTGGTTCTAGACCTGCAACTGGTAGTGAAGTAGCCAACAGTGTCACCAGTACACCCACGACTACTAACCCAGTGAGTAGTGCAAATATTTTTCTTAACCAAACAGATCCAAATACAGGGCTACCTAGTGCTGGTGTAAGTTCTAATCCAACACAACCAGGGCTTACCGCATTTACTCAAGGAACCCCAGGAACAAGTACCACTTCAGTTGTACCAACTGCTATTAATCCGGCTACTGGTCAACCTACTAGCTATGGTTTTCAAACAACAACAACTCCTGGTACTCCTAGTACTTATACATATAGCTTACCAACACTCTATCAGTTCCCTAAACGTCTTTTAGCTAGTTTGCAAGCTCAAATTACAAGTGGCAACGCTAAGATATTGACTGACCCAACCTTGATTGTACAAGAAGGTCAAACCGCTAATGTTAAACTCACCCAGGAAGTAGTCGGCAATATCAAGAGTGAAACAACTCGCGGTGATGGTACTTCTACACAAACCGTTACAGCAGAGAAAACAGACGTAGGTTTAACCCTAGCTGTGAAGATTGATCGGATTGATGATAATGGTTTTGTTTCATTATCAGTGGCTCCTGTTGTCAAAGCGCCACAATCTTCAGCTGTACTAAGTGTTTCTGGTAATAGCCAAACAATCTTTTTGGTATCTGAACGATCTTTAAATTCAGGTTTAATTCGTCTACGTGATGGTCAAACTTTGATTCTGTCTGGTATCATTCAAGACCAAGATAGAACAACTGTATCAAAAATTCCTATTCTAGGTGATATCCCATTAATTGGTTCGCTTTTTAGAAAAACAAGCAGGACTAATGAACGTAGGGAAGTGATTGTTCTTCTGACACCTCAAGTTATGGATGATTCTCAAAACTCATCCTATGGCTATAACTATACACCTAGCCCAGAGGTGCGGCAATTGCTTGAGCGCCGTGGTTTGAATACGCCTAAGCGGTAA
- a CDS encoding cyclic nucleotide-binding domain-containing protein: protein MLSSVDRLLFVRRVPIFKELRDDFIVRLTSVMHELQFPANHTIFRQGEEGRSLYIIVSGRVRVHIGDKQLAEVDQGKYFGEMAVFDTQPRSASVTTVEPCEFLELTQEQLYDAIEETPEIAVNIIRELSRLIRHLNDNVNMSTSSSR, encoded by the coding sequence ATGCTAAGTAGCGTTGACCGTTTATTATTTGTGCGGCGAGTCCCAATTTTTAAAGAATTGCGGGATGATTTTATTGTGCGGCTGACCTCGGTGATGCACGAATTGCAATTCCCCGCTAATCATACGATTTTTAGACAGGGGGAAGAGGGGCGATCGCTATATATTATTGTTTCTGGTAGAGTCAGAGTACATATTGGCGATAAACAACTAGCTGAAGTAGACCAAGGTAAATACTTTGGCGAAATGGCAGTATTTGATACACAGCCGCGTTCCGCTTCTGTGACCACTGTAGAACCTTGTGAATTTTTGGAACTAACACAAGAGCAACTATATGATGCGATCGAAGAAACACCTGAAATCGCCGTCAACATTATTCGGGAACTATCTCGCCTAATTCGCCACCTCAACGATAACGTAAATATGTCTACATCAAGCTCTAGATGA
- a CDS encoding UPF0182 family protein, whose translation MSWKWCFRLLIVFVGLWLFLDLSSRLGAEILWFQEVGYLQVFLLRLFSRGFLWVVAAGVTAAYLWGNLALAQRLKYPQSLKIAEVRQEEAALSEGLKNYLSPSYSRMNAAPVTDGRMRPFRLRSLLPLTVTLSLLAGLILVHYGKIALSYWYPAFNKNNLPIITPFRLETIWELGIQLTAQVLYISLIVSVAIAILIYSQFALRAIAIILSVVFGTILFYNWAKVLAYFSPTPFNNNDPLFGKDISFYIFSLPFWELLELWLMGMLLYGFIAVTLTYLLSADSLSQGIFPGFSPQQQRHLLGISGLLMLMVAFSYWLSRYELVYSPRGVSYGASYTDVTVQLPAYNLLCGLGLAIAFYLLWRTIFWRSKSQHRQFAFYGLSIYLSLVVAVGYVLPTVVQYLIVQPNELQREQPYIQHTINLTRQAFDLETIDAKTFNPQGNLTTADIRANDLTIRNIRLWDQRPLLDTNRQLQQFRPYYRFPDADIDRYTLNTETSASRPASPPQPLAGDTANEQKERRQVLIAARELDYSAVPQQAQTWINQHLIYTHGYGFTMSPVNTVGAGGLPEYFVKDIAGNNQGALTTSNEEVRNSIPIGQPRIYYGEITNSYVMTGTSVRELDYPSGSDNTYNSYDGLGGVTIGNGWRRGLFAMYLKDWQMLFTRDFLPQTKVLFRRNIKHRIRAIAPFIKFDSDPYLVAAEAGSAFPGNNYLYWIIDGYTTSDRYPYSDPNSDGINYIRNSVKVVIDAYNGSVKFYIADRSDPIIATWSNIFPQMFRLLSDMPVSLRSHIRYPLDYFSIQSERLSTYHMTDTQVFYNREDQWQIPNEIYGDKPRPVEPYYLITSLPTVPFVGEASRREEFLLLLPYTPKQRTNLIAWLAARSDGQNYGKLLLYNFPKERLVYGTEQIEARINQDPVISQQISLWNRQGSRAIQGNLLVIPIEQSLLYVEPIYLEATQNSLPTLVRVVVAYENRIVMAQTLEQALQGIFQPEVTPAPPIIRPFEEGVSPG comes from the coding sequence ATGTCTTGGAAATGGTGCTTTCGACTGTTAATAGTCTTTGTAGGACTTTGGTTGTTCTTGGATTTAAGTTCGCGCTTGGGTGCGGAAATCCTCTGGTTTCAAGAAGTTGGCTATCTGCAAGTATTTCTCCTGCGGCTGTTTAGTCGTGGATTTTTATGGGTAGTCGCTGCGGGTGTCACTGCTGCTTACCTGTGGGGAAATTTAGCTTTGGCGCAACGGCTGAAGTATCCCCAGTCTTTGAAGATTGCGGAAGTTAGGCAAGAAGAAGCAGCTTTGAGTGAGGGACTAAAAAACTATCTTAGTCCCTCATATTCTAGGATGAATGCGGCTCCGGTAACTGATGGACGAATGCGACCTTTTCGATTACGATCGCTATTACCCCTAACTGTAACTTTAAGTTTGTTAGCAGGGTTAATCCTAGTTCACTACGGCAAAATCGCTCTTTCCTACTGGTATCCAGCATTTAATAAGAATAATTTACCTATAATTACCCCATTCCGCTTAGAAACTATCTGGGAACTTGGCATACAGCTTACTGCTCAAGTTTTATATATAAGTTTAATTGTTAGTGTAGCGATCGCTATTCTAATTTACTCACAATTTGCCTTAAGAGCGATCGCCATTATCCTGAGTGTGGTGTTTGGGACAATTTTGTTTTACAACTGGGCAAAGGTTTTAGCTTATTTTTCCCCTACCCCCTTCAATAATAACGATCCTCTATTTGGAAAAGATATCAGCTTTTATATATTTTCCCTGCCATTTTGGGAATTACTAGAACTTTGGCTGATGGGAATGTTGTTGTATGGGTTTATTGCTGTTACTCTTACATATCTCCTCTCCGCAGATAGTCTCAGCCAAGGCATATTTCCTGGTTTTTCACCCCAACAGCAACGTCATCTCTTAGGTATAAGTGGCTTATTAATGTTGATGGTGGCTTTTAGTTATTGGCTGAGTCGTTATGAATTGGTTTATTCTCCCCGTGGGGTGAGTTATGGCGCTAGTTATACAGATGTGACTGTACAGTTACCAGCCTATAACCTTTTGTGTGGTCTTGGATTGGCGATCGCTTTCTACTTATTGTGGCGGACGATTTTTTGGCGGTCTAAGTCTCAGCATCGTCAATTTGCATTTTACGGATTAAGCATTTATTTGTCGCTGGTCGTTGCTGTTGGCTATGTCTTACCTACAGTAGTCCAGTATTTAATTGTTCAGCCCAACGAATTACAACGAGAACAACCCTATATTCAACATACAATTAACTTAACTAGGCAAGCATTTGATTTAGAAACAATTGATGCTAAAACCTTTAATCCCCAAGGTAATTTAACCACTGCTGATATCCGAGCCAATGATTTAACAATTCGCAACATTAGGTTGTGGGATCAACGACCATTATTAGACACTAATCGCCAGCTACAACAATTTCGCCCTTACTATCGCTTTCCTGACGCAGATATTGACCGCTACACTCTAAACACAGAAACATCAGCAAGTAGACCAGCTTCCCCTCCTCAGCCATTAGCAGGAGACACAGCAAACGAACAAAAAGAACGGCGACAGGTATTAATTGCAGCCAGAGAACTAGATTACAGTGCAGTTCCACAACAGGCGCAAACCTGGATAAACCAACATTTAATTTATACCCACGGCTATGGCTTTACCATGAGTCCAGTGAATACTGTTGGTGCAGGTGGACTACCGGAATATTTTGTCAAAGATATTGCGGGAAATAATCAAGGTGCGCTGACTACTTCCAATGAAGAAGTTCGTAACAGCATTCCCATTGGTCAACCCCGGATTTATTACGGTGAAATTACTAATAGCTATGTCATGACTGGTACAAGTGTGAGAGAATTAGACTACCCAAGCGGCAGTGATAATACTTACAATAGCTATGATGGTTTGGGTGGTGTAACTATTGGTAATGGTTGGCGGCGGGGACTATTTGCCATGTATTTAAAAGATTGGCAGATGTTGTTTACACGGGATTTTTTACCACAGACAAAGGTATTATTTCGCCGTAATATTAAGCATAGGATTAGGGCGATCGCACCTTTTATCAAATTTGATAGTGACCCTTATTTAGTTGCGGCTGAAGCTGGTTCAGCATTTCCTGGCAATAATTATTTGTATTGGATTATTGATGGTTATACCACAAGCGATCGCTATCCTTACTCAGATCCAAATAGTGACGGGATTAATTACATTCGTAACTCTGTCAAAGTAGTTATTGATGCTTATAACGGTAGCGTAAAATTTTACATTGCGGATAGGTCAGATCCTATCATTGCCACTTGGTCGAATATATTTCCTCAGATGTTCCGACTACTGAGTGATATGCCAGTTTCTCTACGCAGTCATATCCGTTATCCTCTAGATTACTTCTCAATTCAATCTGAGCGGTTATCAACTTACCATATGACCGACACCCAAGTATTTTACAACCGAGAAGACCAGTGGCAAATTCCTAACGAAATTTATGGTGATAAACCCCGTCCAGTAGAACCTTATTATTTGATTACCAGCCTACCCACCGTTCCCTTTGTTGGCGAAGCCTCTCGTAGAGAGGAATTTCTCTTATTACTACCCTACACCCCCAAACAACGGACGAACTTAATTGCTTGGTTAGCAGCGCGATCAGATGGGCAGAATTACGGTAAGTTGTTACTGTATAACTTTCCTAAAGAACGCCTTGTATACGGGACAGAGCAAATTGAAGCACGTATTAACCAAGATCCTGTAATTTCTCAACAAATTTCTTTATGGAATCGTCAGGGTTCTAGAGCAATTCAAGGAAATTTGTTAGTAATTCCTATCGAACAATCTCTGTTATACGTTGAGCCAATTTATTTAGAGGCAACGCAAAATAGCTTACCAACATTGGTGCGGGTAGTCGTAGCTTACGAAAACCGCATCGTCATGGCTCAGACTTTGGAACAAGCTTTACAGGGTATCTTTCAACCAGAAGTGACACCAGCACCCCCCATTATTCGTCCTTTCGAGGAAGGTGTATCACCTGGCTGA